A single Aspergillus chevalieri M1 DNA, chromosome 3, nearly complete sequence DNA region contains:
- a CDS encoding uncharacterized protein (COG:Q;~EggNog:ENOG410PMDD;~InterPro:IPR002347,IPR036291,IPR020904;~PFAM:PF00106,PF13561,PF08659;~go_function: GO:0016491 - oxidoreductase activity [Evidence IEA];~go_process: GO:0055114 - oxidation-reduction process [Evidence IEA]), whose amino-acid sequence MPSIGITVSHSAGTNLGHAVRNVKSRTALVTGGARGCGLAFAQSCAEAGADVAIFDVIEPDETFQSLSERYGVRTAYYEVDVSSGQSLQKGFDRFKSDFSNALDICIPCAGINRHLSFLEFSYRDHYDLLSVNVLGSYFTAQLAARQMIANGTRHGSIILVASIAGQRAIRSQLCSAYCGSKGAVKAICPAIAQELAPHVSIILLLYCIID is encoded by the exons ATGCCCTCGATTGGTATTACTGTGTCTCACTCCGCTGGAACGAATCTAGGACATGCGGTTCGCAATGTCAAGA GTCGAACTGCTTTGGTCACCGGAGGTGCCCGAGGGTGTGGTCTTGCATTTGCCCAGAGCTGCGCTGAAGCCGGAGCCGACGTCGCCATCTTTGACGTTATCGAACCAGACGAAACGTTCCAGTCTTTGAGTGAGAGATACGGTGTCCGGACAGCATACTACGA AGTCGACGTATCTTCTGGGCAATCTCTCCAAAAAGGCTTCGATCGGTTCAAGTCTGACTTCTCCAATGCGCTCGATATATGTATACCATGTGCTGGAATCAATCGTCATCTTTCCTTCCTCGAATTCTCGTACCGAGACCACTACGATCTACTATCCGTCAATGTGTTGGGGTCATACTTTACGGCACAACTAGCAGCTCGACAGATGATCGCAAACGGTACACGACATGGGAGCATTATTCTGGTGGCCAGTATCGCCGGCCAGCGAGCCATTCGAAGCCAGCTCTGTAGTGCGTACTGTGGATCCAAAGGTGCCGTGAAAGCCATATGTCCGGCCATTGCGCAGGAATTGGCTCCTCATGTGAGTATCATCCTGCTGCTATATTGCATTATCGACTGA
- a CDS encoding uncharacterized protein (COG:O;~EggNog:ENOG410PM2G;~InterPro:IPR029000,IPR002130;~go_function: GO:0003755 - peptidyl-prolyl cis-trans isomerase activity [Evidence IEA];~go_process: GO:0000413 - protein peptidyl-prolyl isomerization [Evidence IEA]): MLGFSFKASNGSQFFIATVDALWLDGNHVVFGEVASKDSFMVVKEIKRLGSDSGDVRALIMIIEAGEG, encoded by the exons ATGTTAGG GTTTTCCTTCAAAGCAAGCAACGGCTCTCAGTTCTTCATCGCCACTGTCGATGCCCTCTGGTTGGACGGCAACCACGTTGTCTTCGGTGAGGTTGCCAGCAAAGACTCCTTCATggtcgtcaaggaaatcaagcGCCTTGGTTCCGACTCTGGCGATGTCCGCGCGCTTATCATGATCATCGAGGCCGGTGAGGGATAA
- a CDS encoding uncharacterized protein (COG:Q;~EggNog:ENOG410PHH6;~InterPro:IPR001128,IPR036396;~TransMembrane:1 (o6-25i);~go_function: GO:0005506 - iron ion binding [Evidence IEA];~go_function: GO:0016705 - oxidoreductase activity, acting on paired donors, with incorporation or reduction of molecular oxygen [Evidence IEA];~go_function: GO:0020037 - heme binding [Evidence IEA];~go_process: GO:0055114 - oxidation-reduction process [Evidence IEA]), whose translation MPVGYLPSSFNVGLLLSISVYRLFFHRLRRFPGPLGSKLTQFYNAYLAARDLQYNVEIGKLHDQNGDFVRTALGTYKPRIKAKVDLLSAQMGADLDRNFDATAWSMFLSFDIMGVGFGEDFENLTTGVEHPAIGGVHDNMTAAGVMGHIPWLLNFLVSYQEPRRAIPVFSNGVRTKSNGRKSEYPEDIVSWDIVSWLRKAYIEKDISGPPSEGALRQDSHVLVVAGSETTATILTTILFYLAKHPAVLFKLKRYLDLLGRSDAGRPGGLEIWESQTITSIDDIKNAKQFIPERWTEKRMEISTDGAPFFSFLLGIIQSTPISKSPLC comes from the exons ATGCCCGTCGGGTACCTGCCATCTTCGTTCAATGTGGGCCTATTGCTCAGTATCAGTGTGTATCGATTGTTCTTTCATCGCCTGAGACGTTTTCCCGGTCCCCTGGGGTCGAAGCTCACGCAGTTCTACAACGCTTACCTTGCGGCGAGAGACCTGCAGTACAATGTCGAGATTGGAAAGTTGCACGACCAGAATGGTGACTTTGTCCGAACCG CGCTGGGGACCTACAAGCCGCGGATCAAAGCCAAAGTCGATTTGCTGTCGGCTCAGATGGGCGCCGACCTGGACCGGAACTTCGATGCGACCGCGTGGTCCATGTTTCTGAGCTTCGACATTATGGGTGTCGGGTTCGGTGAGGACTTTGAGAATCTGACCACTGGAGTAGAGCACCCTGCCATTGGAGGTGTCCATGACAATATGACTGCTGCCGGAGTCATGGGCCACATCCCATGGCTCTTAAACTTCTTGGTCAGCTACCAGGAGCCACGTCGGGCTATACCAGTTTTTTCTAATGGCGTGCGGACGAAATCGAACGGAAGAAAAAG TGAATATCCAGAGGATATCGTATCATGGGATATCGTATCATGGTTGCGCAAAGCATACATAGAAAAGGATATCTCTGGCCCTCCTTCGGAAGGGGCGCTTCGCCAGGATTCGCACGTtctcgttgttgctggtAGCGAAACCACCGCGACCATCTTGACTACGATCCTCTTCTATCTCGCCAAACATCCTGCTGTTTTGTTCAAGCTCAAACGTTACTTGGACTTACTTGGACGAAGCGATGCCGGACGGCCCGGAGGACTGGAGATATGGGAGAGTCAAACAATTACATCCATTGACGATATCAAAAACGCCAAACAATTCATTCCGGAGCGATGGACTGAAAAGAGGATGGAAATATCGACGGACGGAGCGccgttcttctcttttctgcTCGGTATTATTCAGTCCACGCCTATTTCGAAAAGTCCACTATGCTGA
- a CDS encoding uncharacterized protein (COG:S;~EggNog:ENOG410Q0U3), which translates to MGGAKKKGVVGAASPWPNHSYNHKDHDESAHAAAILTETAELRQIADRTQGLPPRDLFIRFMSSVEDLAAKVRDRASNHGSDDHDGRKEALQQIQNMLNKQTEEIKTLQHSVQPPKATSSPPMSSPSGHAKSYRDAALASHLTSTKPSLVSGWMQGNTNGSVNTNGTLSTSPSSPATPFPLKADLEIHIRGTNHQIVDPLRHQKEARLVERANRAIRESNNTIIAHRSVSTGRILPSGDIVPTCREP; encoded by the coding sequence atggggggtgcaaagaagaaaggggtggTCGGAGCCGCATCTCCGTGGCCTAACCACTCGTACAATCATAAAGACCACGACGAAAGCGCCCATGCAGCTGCCATCCTTACAGAAACCGCAGAGCTGAGGCAAATCGCTGACCGGACCCAGGGACTACCTCCCAGGGACCTATTCATCCGATTTATGAGTTCAGTTGAAGACCTGGCAGCTAAGGTGCGCGACCGCGCCAGCAACCATGGAAGTGACGACCATGATGGCCGGAAAGAGGCGCTCCAACAGATCCAAAATATGTTAAACAAGCAGACAGAGGAGATAAAAACTCTACAGCACTCAGTGCAACCCCCCAAAGCAACCAGCAGCCCCCCTATGTCTAGCCCCTCTGGCCATGCAAAATCTTATCGGGATGCGGCTCTAGCGAGTCACCTGACATCAACAAAGCCCTCGTTGGTCTCGGGCTGGATGCAGGGCAATACCAATGGATCTGTCAATACAAATGGAACACTAAGCACCTCGCCAAGCAGTCCAGCAACACCATTCCCACTGAAAGcagacctggagatccaTATCCGGGGCACTAATCACCAAATTGTGGACCCACTACgccaccagaaggaggccagACTTGTGGAGCGAGCAAACCGTGCTATTAGGGAATCAAATAACACTATCATTGCCCACCGGTCAGTCTCTACAGGCCGCATCCTCCCCAGCGGGGACATTGTCCCTACGTGCAGAGAGCCTTGA
- a CDS encoding uncharacterized protein (COG:C,H;~EggNog:ENOG410PJC1;~InterPro:IPR036188,IPR002938,IPR036249,IPR038220, IPR012941;~PFAM:PF07976,PF01494;~go_function: GO:0071949 - FAD binding [Evidence IEA]), translating to MTPSADDEGFLHNGSGNAARVVIVGAGPSGLMLACNLARFGIKTTVLDEQNDRTSTGRADGIQPKTIETLKQLRLADSLLRKGARESTDDAPLHRTGRKVHYPDHLVGAADPYILLAHQGMLEDVFIQDMAARGLAVTRNSRYLSCSRVPSSNRLCVSYQDLASGNIKDIQADYLVGCDGAKSQVRQSIPDARLEGARTNESWGVLDGVIETDFPDLWSKAAVRSHTVGSILWIPRERNMTRLYVQLSSIESDAVDKTMVTAEYVMERARAAMHPYRLAWSSIEWFGNYVVGQRVCNHFADPQLQTFIAGDAGHCHSALAAQGANTSMHDTFNLAWKLNLVIRGLAKPSLLSTYEEERQKIANDLIAFDVGHCKAFSQGDEALARNFNENIRFISGIGAEYAAGVLTKVDVDKSNAHQGLRPGALLLPSRVTRYMDANPVDIQLDIPFFGQFRIYLVVPDVITAKPFLSALCTGLDTFLQRLSSVADRSYLEMPRGVAHSDNFLSPQRYTAFSQLATLALVTATPKSAFEVHDLPIPLQHSRWTVYLDDVGSPGCINKWASSLTNGEAAVVNVRPDGYIGSVGWWTRVDDAAVGERAARWVEDYYCDILM from the exons ATGACTCCAAGtgcagatgatgaaggctTTCTTCACAATGGCTCTGGCAACGCGGCTAGAGTTGTTATTGTGGGCGCTGGTCCATCCGGGCTGATGTTGGC GTGTAATCTCGCGAGATTCGGCATCAAAACAACCGTCCTCGATGAACAGAATGATAGGACATCGACGGGTAGAGCCGATGGAATTCAGCCCAAGACTATCGAAACTCTCAAACAGTTGCGACTTGCCGATTCCCTATTGCGTAAGGGTGCGCGT GAGTCCACTGATGATGCCCCCCTCCATCGAACCGGCCGCAAAGTACATTATCCGGATCACCTTGTCGGAGCCGCGGATCCCTATATCCTGCTGGCTCATCAGGGAATGCTCGAGGATGTTTTTATCCAGGACATGGCCGCTCGCGGGCTGGCTGTTACCCGAAACAGTCGATACTTGTCCTGTAGTCGTGTCCCATCCAGTAATCGGTTGTGCGTGAGCTATCAAGATCTTGCTTCCGGCAATATCAAAGATATCCAAGCCGACTACCTCGTTGGCTGCGACGGCGCTAAGTCACAAGTGCGACAGTCAATTCCAGATGCGCGGCTCGAAGGAGCGAGGACGAACGAGTCTTGGGGAGTCTTGGATG GTGTGATCGAAACAGACTTCCCTGATCTCTGGAGCAAAGCCGCCGTGCGTTCTCATACAGTCGGTTCGATTCTGTGGATTCCTCGCGAGCGCAACATGACCCGGCTGTACGTCCAGCTCAGTTCGATTGAGAGTGACGCCGTTGACAAGACAATGGTGACAGCAGAATATGTGATGGAGCGCGCAAGGGCTGCCATGCATCCATATCGGCTGGCATGGTCCAGTATCG AATGGTTCGGCAATTATGTAGTTGGACAGCGAGTCTGTAATCATTTTGCAGATCCCCAATTACAGACATTTATCGCTGGTGAT GCAGGACATTGTCACTCGGCTCTGGCAGCCCAAGGCGCCAACACCAGCATGCACGATACGTTCAATCTGGCCTGGAAGTTAAATCTCGTAATTCGTGGCCTAGCAAAACCATCCTTGTTATCGACGTACGAAGAAGAACGGCAGAAAATTGCAAATGACCTTATCGCTTTTGATGTCGGGCACTGCAAGGCATTTTCCCAGGGCGACGAGGCGTTAGCCCGGAACTTCAACGAGAATATCCGTTTCATTTCCGGTATAGGGGCCGAATACGCAGCAGGCGTCCTTACCAAAGTGGACGTCGACAAAAGCAACGCGCATCAAGGTCTCCGGCCGGGCGCCTTGCTGCTGCCATCTCGAGTGACGCGATACATGGACGCGAACCCGGTTGATATCCAATTAGACATTCCTTTCTTTGGTCAATTCAGGATATACCTGGTCGTCCCTGATGTAATTACGGCCAAGCCGTTTCTGTCAGCACTTTGCACTGGCTTGGACACCTTTCTGCAGCGTCTATCGTCAGTCGCCGACAGGTCTTATTTGGAAATGCCCCGGGGCGTCGCGCATTCTGATAACTTTCTATCGCCCCAGAGATATACAGCCTTTTCGCAGCTTGCTACACTGGCCCTTGTCACTGCGACGCCGAAGTCTGCCTTTGAGGTTCATGACCTGCCGATTCCACTCCAGCATAGCCGTTGGACGGTATACCTCGATGATGTTGGCTCTCCCGGTTGTATTAACAAATGGGCCAGTTCGCTCACAAATGGTGAAGCGGCCGTCGTGAATGTGAGGCCGGACGGATATATTGGATCAGTTGGATGGTGGACTCGTGTTGATGACGCAGCGGTTGGCGAAAGAGCAGCCAGATGGGTTGAAGATTATTACTGTGATATACTCATGTAG
- a CDS encoding uncharacterized protein (COG:C,H;~EggNog:ENOG410PIAV;~InterPro:IPR036188,IPR002938;~TransMembrane:1 (i20-42o);~go_function: GO:0071949 - FAD binding [Evidence IEA]) produces the protein MSLPIPIKQKQFRGEEECRLQIIVVGAGLAGLGTAISCLLSGHDVHILEAAHEIREVGAGIQVLPNSSRILQHWGLQESLTPHMTYPRMCNFLGWKGNLISSLDFHESERQYPGTWYRDFHRADLQQCLVARVKELGGQITCGARIVDVDVHMDSSTATAICADGRKWTGDLVIGADGVFGKLTEALLGRPDPPTKTGDLAYRLLLSTKKMLQDPELAVFVTDPQVNYWLGPDAHAVNYVLRDGELFNMVLLVPDDIPEDSLASTVEGNVKEMCSLFEGWDSRIQKLLRLCESVHKWRLCIRYGEYNWTHPSGTWVMLGDAVHATLPYLASGAGMAFEDGAVLGECLSRLPNYHGVSKKSPDFLEQQRHALSVFEECRKQRTQMVVARGNIQQHLYHLHDGPEQEERDRKMQMVPTPEGEALAWRDPGLAPKLLGYDHTKDVDHRWEQLLGAAMHEDTSTQPRL, from the exons ATGTCGTTACCGATTCCGATCAAACAAAAGCAGTTccgaggagaagaggaatgTCGATTGCAG ATCATCGTTGTCGGAGCTGGGCTCGCTGGCCTAGGAACCGCAATCAGTTGCTTGCTATCCGGTCATGATGTCCACATCCTCGAAGCCGCACATGAGATCCGCGAAGTCGGTGCCGGCATACAAGTACTGCCGAACAGTTCGCGGATCTTGCAACACTGGGGCCTACAAGAGTCTCTAACACCGCACATGACATATCCGCGAATGTGCAACTTTCTCGGTTGGAAAGGAAACCTGATATCATCACTGGACTTCCACGAATCCGAGAGACAGTATCCCGGGACATGGTACCGCGATTTTCATCGGGCGGACCTCCAGCAGTGCCTTGTTGCGAGAGTGAAGGAACTGGGAGGGCAAATAACGTGCGGTGCCCGCATTGTGGACGTTGATGTTCATATGGACAGCTCGACGGCAACTGCGATCTGTGCAGATGGACGAAAATGGACTGGCGACTTGGTGATTGGTGCTGACGGGGTGTTTGGAAAACTAACCGAGGCCCTCTTAGGACGTCCGGATCCCCCAACTAAGACAGGTGACTTGGCGTATCGTCTGCTTTTGTCAACGAAAAAGATGCTGCAAGATCCGGAGCTGGCAGTGTTCGTGACAGATCCGCAAGTGAACTACTGGTTGGGACCTGATGCTCATGCAG TAAACTATGTTCTCCGTGATGGAGAACTGTTTAATATGGTCCTCTTAGTCCCGGACGATATTCCAGAAGATTCATTAGCTTCCACGGTCGAAGGCAATGTGAAAGAAATGTGCTCTTTATTTGAAGGATGGGATTCACG TATCCAAAAACTCCTTCGACTCTGCGAATCTGTTCACAAATGGAGACTCTGCATTCGATACGGTGAATACAATTGGACACATCCTTCAGGAACGTGGGTGATGTTGGGCGATGCTGTTCATGCGACACTGCCTTATCTGGCCTCGGG AGCCGGAATGGCGTTCGAAGACGGTGCGGTACTGGGAGAATGTCTTTCTCGGCTCCCTAACTACCACGGTGTGTCCAAAAAATCCCCCGATTTCCTCGAACAACAACGCCACGCCTTATCAGTTTTCGAAGAATGTCGCAAACAACGCACGCAGATGGTGGTGGCGAGGGGGAATATACAGCAACATCTGTATCATCTGCACGATGGACCCGAACAGGAGGAACGTGACCGAAAGATGCAGATGGTTCCGACGCCGGAAGGCGAGGCCCTTGCTTGGCGGGATCCGGGACTGGCACCGAAACTACTTGGATATGATCATACCAAAGAT GTTGATCATCGCTGGGAGCAGCTACTCGGCGCAGCGATGCATGAGGATACGTCAACGCAGCCGCGACTTTAA
- a CDS encoding uncharacterized protein (COG:S;~EggNog:ENOG410PXX1;~TransMembrane:7 (o12-31i43-63o91-109i121-141o161-188i200-222o234-256i)) gives MAIENLQPLAYAVATIAFALGTCSIFLRLYCRWRLRTFGWDDGMAVLLFFVNGVQHAIVYIFLYNGSGRHLDELPDGQLQKVTKWLFVEEIYWMFLHWTIKQAFLLFYLRLSPQRGFQIAVYITMGINASFTIINWMLGFLQCRPLDAMIHPEAYPNAQCLSQYAVMMVPTALNAVSDIIILILPIPTVLKLRMSSKRKAAVLGVIGFGSLSVITAMCRFALQVQMVENPDTTYVLGRMVIAASIEIEVAVIAVNLPALKTLFTKFVGGSTVDNSVSGGHKMSDYKINSNKYSKGGTTLCASQKESKARKDLGATLTGSEEDLLRMGGGGDITVTTNIDVCATQMGDEVNEYPDIGFPNSQSSRSDIQPGP, from the exons ATGGCCATCGAGAACCTCCAGCCGTTGGCATACGCCGTCGCCACAATTGCTTTTGCCTTGGGCACCTGCTCGATCTTCCTCCGGTTGTACTGTCGATGGCGACTCCGAACGTTCGGCTGGGACGATGGCATGGCCGTCTTGCTATTT TTCGTCAATGGCGTGCAGCATGCTATTGTGTACATTTTCCTGTACAATGGATCTGGAAG ACACCTCGATGAATTACCAGACGGACAACTGCAAAAAGTGACCAAG TGGTTGTTCGTGGAGGAGATCTACTGGATGTTTCTGCATTGGACTATCAAGCAAGCATTTCTCCTGTTCTATCTCCGACTGTCGCCTCAGAGAGGCTTTCAGATCGCTGTCTATATCACGATGGGCATCAACGCCtccttcaccatcatcaactgGATGCTGGGGTTCTTGCAATGCAGACCGTTGGACGCCATGATCCATCCGGAAGCGTATCCCAACGCTCAGTGTCTCAGCCAGTATGCCGTCATGATGGTTCCAACTGCACTG AATGCTGTTTCGGATATTATCATCCTTATTCTTCCAATTCCGACAGTACTGAAGCTCCGAATGAGTTCGAAACGAAAGGCCGCTGTCCTTGGAGTTATTGGTTTCGGCTCCCTGTCCGTCATCACGGCAATGTGCCGCTTCGCCCTTCAGGTTCAGATGGTTGAGAATCCCGACACAACGTACGTCTTGGGCCGTATGGTTATAGCCGCTTCTATCGAGATTGAAGTCGCCGTCATCGCAGTCAACCTTCCGGCATTGAAGACTCTCTTCACCAAATTTGTCGGTGGCTCGACTGTCGACAACTCCGTGAGTGGTGGCCACAAAATGTCCGACTACAAGATCAATTCCAATAAGTACTCCAAGGGCGGTACTACCCTATGTGCTTCGCAGAAGGAATCAAAGGCGCGCAAGGATCTTGGTGCTACCTTGACCGGATCTGAAGAAGACCTTCTTCGGatgggaggtggaggagacaTCACTGTAACAACCAACATCGACGTTTGCGCGACGCAAATGGGAGATGAAGTGAACGAGTATCCAGACATCGGTTTTCCAAACTCGCAGAGCTCGAGGAGTGATATCCAGCCGGGGCCTTGA